The Rana temporaria chromosome 3 unlocalized genomic scaffold, aRanTem1.1 chr3c, whole genome shotgun sequence genome window below encodes:
- the LOC120921694 gene encoding uncharacterized protein LOC120921694 gives MKSGKFQRKGVERSFRSIQDRVLDMMGPLTKILNLSEQAAASGQPVDLQQLRGWAQRAICLAGTANTACSIERRRSILMRLDPQLAHLAESEPGPSADGMLFGDSLLKDVNKFVGLFTSLDKAQNSLRKAGTPKVFNRAGRNRGRSAGRAPSYRPQNRAPVQYQYPQAQSYAAPVAQPAPFFPPRGRPWRGRGGRGYPRSRPPTGY, from the exons ATGAAATCTGGCAAATTCCAGAGAAAAGGGGTAGAACGATCATTCCGATCCATTCAAGATCGTGTTCTAGACATGATGGGGCCCCTGACCAAGATCCTCAATCTTTCGGAACAGGCGGCAGCATCCGGGCAACCGGTCGACCTACAACAGCTGAGAGGCTGGGCGCAAAGAGCAATATGCCTGGCTGGCACTGCCAATACGGCATGCTCGATTGAAAGACGCCGATCTATACTGATGCGTCTGGACCCCCAGTTAGCCCACCTGGCGGAGTCAGAACCCGGACCGTCTGCGGACGGCATGTTATTTGGAGACTCTTTATTGAAAGACGTCAATAAATTTGTGGGCCTTTTTACGAGCCTGGACAAGGCTCAAAATTCCTTGAGGAAAGCTGGGACCCCCAAGgtttttaacagggccggcagaaacagAGGCCGATCTGCCGGCCGTGCCCCTTCCTACAGGCCACAAAATAGAGCCCCAGTACAATACCAGTACCCGCAGGCTCAATCCTACGCCGCTCCAGTGGCACAACCTGCCCCCTTCTTTCCACCACGAGGCAGACCATGGCGAGGACGAGGGGGACGAGGTTACCCACGATCCCGACCTCCCACCG GTTACTGA